The genomic DNA GCAGCAGCCGTTCCTGGTGGGCGAAGTACGTCGGCCAGAACGTGGGCGGCATCAACGTCGTCGACGCGCGGATCGCCGCCTGCAGGCGAGGGCCGGCGTACTGGTCGTTGACGGCGCGGCGGAACCCGACGGCGTCCGCGCCGAAGCCCTTGGACTCCACGCCGGCGCGCAGGCCGGCGAGGAACCCGGCCAGCCGGTCGGTGAAGTCGACGGTCGGGTCGTCGGCCGCCCGCGCCGAGGCGATCCCGTTGAGGACGCCGTACAGCTCGTGGTGCTCGCGGACGGCGCGCTCGTCGAACCGTTCCACGTAGGCGCCGCGGTGGTAACGCGTCGAGACGACCCCGTCACGCTCCAGCTGAACCAGAGCCTCCTGCACGGGAACTCGGCTGAGCGCGAGTTCGTCGGCGATCTCATTGCGGTCGATCCGGTCCCCGGAGCGCAGTTTGCCCGTCAGGACCAGTGTCACCACGTGGGCGGCCACCAGGTCCTTCTCTTTGACGCCGTACTTCTTGGGCATGGCGATCCGAAGTGTCTCACGCTGACACGTCGTGCGGGGGCGGTCCGGACGGATCGCGAGAACCGCCGTAGGGGTTAGCCCTTCGCCCTGTCGTCGCGCCACTTGACCAGCGCCTCGGCGGGCGCGAGGTCGTAGTCGGGGCCGTTGACGCCCATGGTCAGCAGCGTGACGCCGAGGCCGACGAGCGACTCGGCGCCCTCGATCATCTGCTCGACGCTCTTCTCCGGCACGCCCGACGAGCGCTCGATCGCCGCCGGGTCGCGACCCAGGTCGGCGCAGTGGGCGTCGAGCACCTCGGCCTTGGCGGGGTAGGTGCTGGCGTCGGTGAAGCCGTGCCAGATGTGGGCGTACTCGGCCACCATCCGCAGCGTCTTCTTCTCGCCCTGGCCGCCGATGAGGATCGGGATGTCGCGCACCGGTTGGGGATTCAGCTTGCCCAGCCGGGAGGTGATGCGCGGTAGCGCCGCTGCGAGATCGTTCAGACGGCTGCCTGCGGTACCGAACTCGTAGCCGTACTCGTCGTAGTC from Mycolicibacterium arabiense includes the following:
- a CDS encoding GntR family transcriptional regulator, whose translation is MPKKYGVKEKDLVAAHVVTLVLTGKLRSGDRIDRNEIADELALSRVPVQEALVQLERDGVVSTRYHRGAYVERFDERAVREHHELYGVLNGIASARAADDPTVDFTDRLAGFLAGLRAGVESKGFGADAVGFRRAVNDQYAGPRLQAAIRASTTLMPPTFWPTYFAHQERLLPFYESEFAAIVGHDPAPARRACEERATVMGQIMLTELIRRRVIPPSPNGDLSF
- a CDS encoding LLM class F420-dependent oxidoreductase, whose translation is MTSPDFPVRVAVQLQPQHSPNYGLMRDAVRRAEDIGVDVAFNWDHFFPLYGDPEGAHYECWTMLGAWAEQTSRIEIGALVSCNSYRNPELLADMARTVDNISDGRLILGIGSGWKEKDYDEYGYEFGTAGSRLNDLAAALPRITSRLGKLNPQPVRDIPILIGGQGEKKTLRMVAEYAHIWHGFTDASTYPAKAEVLDAHCADLGRDPAAIERSSGVPEKSVEQMIEGAESLVGLGVTLLTMGVNGPDYDLAPAEALVKWRDDRAKG